A part of Tachysurus vachellii isolate PV-2020 chromosome 4, HZAU_Pvac_v1, whole genome shotgun sequence genomic DNA contains:
- the LOC132845013 gene encoding phosphoribosyl pyrophosphate synthase-associated protein 1-like isoform X1, protein MPKSRAGVHKLLLSRPQTPKLSYGYNSNMNVGRSGYKVFCANNIPACNELAVKITERLGVDLGKSQVSEGADHETRVEVKESVRGQDIFIIQTVRRDVNSAIMELLVMAYALKTSCAKNIIGVLPYFPYSKQCKMRKRGSIVCKLLASMLAKAGLTHIITMDLHQKEIQGFFSIPVDNLRASPFLLQYIQEEIPDFRNAVIVAKSPSAAKRAQSYAERLRLGLAVIHGEAQSESDLADGRHSPPAIRPSCGPPGLELPLLMAKEKPPITVVGDVGGRIAIIIDDIIDDVEDFVAAAEILKERGAYKIYVMATHGLLSAEAPRLIEESLIDEVVVTNTVPHELQKLQCPKIKTVDVSMILAEAIRRTHNGESMAYLFRNITVDD, encoded by the exons atgccAAAGAGTCGAGCAGGCGTCCACAAGCTCCTTCTGTCTCGCCCCCAAACCCCCAAGCTGTCCTATGGTTATAACTCCAACATGAATGTGGGCAGAAGTGGATACAAGGTCTTCTGTGCCAACAACATCCCAGCATGTAACGAGTTGGCCGTCAAGATCACTGA GCGTCTCGGTGTGGACTTGGGGAAGTCGCAGGTGTCTGAGGGAGCTGATCACG AGACCAGGGTGGAGGTGAAGGAGTCGGTGAGAGGACAGGACATCTTCATCATCCAGACCGTACGCAG GGACGTGAACTCAGCCATCATGGAGCTGCTGGTGATGGCGTACGCACTGAAAACGTCCTGCGCCAAGAACATCATCGGCGTCCTCCCGTATTTCCCCTACAGCAAACAGTGCAAGATGAGGAAGAGAGGATCCATCGTCTGCAAGCTGCTAGCATCCATGCTGGCTAAAGCAG gtttGACTCACATCATCACCATGGATCTACACCAGAAAGAGATCCAGGGTTTCTTCAGTATTCCTGTGGATAACCTGCGAGCTTCACCTTTTCTATTGCAGTACATCCAGGAGgag ATCCCCGACTTCAGAAACGCTGTTATTGTTGCTAAATCACCGTCAGCTGCCAAAAG agctcaGTCATACGCCGAGCGCCTGAGACTGGGTCTTGCAGTAATCCACGGTGAAGCTCAATCCGAGTCTGATCTGGCTGACGGTCGACACTCTCCTCCGGCGATCAGACCCTCGTGTGGACCTCCGGGCCTCGAGCTGCCGT TGTTGATGGCTAAGGAGAAGCCGCCCATCACCGTGGTGGGAGACGTCGGGGGTCGAATCGCCATCATTATT GATGACATCATCGATGACGTGGAGGATTTTGTGGCTGCGGCGGAGATCCTGAAGGAGAGAGGAGCGTATAAGATCTACGTCATGGCCACTCACGGTTTGCTCTCGGCCGAAGCCCCGCGCCTCATCGAGGAGTCTCTTATAGACGAG GTGGTGGTGACCAACACGGTCCCCCATGAGCTCCAGAAGCTTCAGTGTCCCAAGATCAAGACGGTGGACGTCAGTATGATTCTGGCCGAAGCCATCCGCCGCACACATAACGGAGAATCCATGGCCTACCTGTTCCGCAACATCACCGTGGATGACTAA
- the LOC132845013 gene encoding phosphoribosyl pyrophosphate synthase-associated protein 1-like isoform X2 has protein sequence MNVGRSGYKVFCANNIPACNELAVKITERLGVDLGKSQVSEGADHETRVEVKESVRGQDIFIIQTVRRDVNSAIMELLVMAYALKTSCAKNIIGVLPYFPYSKQCKMRKRGSIVCKLLASMLAKAGLTHIITMDLHQKEIQGFFSIPVDNLRASPFLLQYIQEEIPDFRNAVIVAKSPSAAKRAQSYAERLRLGLAVIHGEAQSESDLADGRHSPPAIRPSCGPPGLELPLLMAKEKPPITVVGDVGGRIAIIIDDIIDDVEDFVAAAEILKERGAYKIYVMATHGLLSAEAPRLIEESLIDEVVVTNTVPHELQKLQCPKIKTVDVSMILAEAIRRTHNGESMAYLFRNITVDD, from the exons ATGAATGTGGGCAGAAGTGGATACAAGGTCTTCTGTGCCAACAACATCCCAGCATGTAACGAGTTGGCCGTCAAGATCACTGA GCGTCTCGGTGTGGACTTGGGGAAGTCGCAGGTGTCTGAGGGAGCTGATCACG AGACCAGGGTGGAGGTGAAGGAGTCGGTGAGAGGACAGGACATCTTCATCATCCAGACCGTACGCAG GGACGTGAACTCAGCCATCATGGAGCTGCTGGTGATGGCGTACGCACTGAAAACGTCCTGCGCCAAGAACATCATCGGCGTCCTCCCGTATTTCCCCTACAGCAAACAGTGCAAGATGAGGAAGAGAGGATCCATCGTCTGCAAGCTGCTAGCATCCATGCTGGCTAAAGCAG gtttGACTCACATCATCACCATGGATCTACACCAGAAAGAGATCCAGGGTTTCTTCAGTATTCCTGTGGATAACCTGCGAGCTTCACCTTTTCTATTGCAGTACATCCAGGAGgag ATCCCCGACTTCAGAAACGCTGTTATTGTTGCTAAATCACCGTCAGCTGCCAAAAG agctcaGTCATACGCCGAGCGCCTGAGACTGGGTCTTGCAGTAATCCACGGTGAAGCTCAATCCGAGTCTGATCTGGCTGACGGTCGACACTCTCCTCCGGCGATCAGACCCTCGTGTGGACCTCCGGGCCTCGAGCTGCCGT TGTTGATGGCTAAGGAGAAGCCGCCCATCACCGTGGTGGGAGACGTCGGGGGTCGAATCGCCATCATTATT GATGACATCATCGATGACGTGGAGGATTTTGTGGCTGCGGCGGAGATCCTGAAGGAGAGAGGAGCGTATAAGATCTACGTCATGGCCACTCACGGTTTGCTCTCGGCCGAAGCCCCGCGCCTCATCGAGGAGTCTCTTATAGACGAG GTGGTGGTGACCAACACGGTCCCCCATGAGCTCCAGAAGCTTCAGTGTCCCAAGATCAAGACGGTGGACGTCAGTATGATTCTGGCCGAAGCCATCCGCCGCACACATAACGGAGAATCCATGGCCTACCTGTTCCGCAACATCACCGTGGATGACTAA
- the LOC132844059 gene encoding GTP-binding protein Rhes-like has product MSLEVKEKNQVRLVFMGAAGVGKTSLIRRFLDDSFETKHRRTVEELHSKEYEFSGIKVTVEILDTSGSYSFPAMRKLSIRNSDAFALVYAIDDAESLETVKNLRDEILEVKEDKFIPIMVVGNKSDRDECRQVNSEDVLAMVELDWNNNFLEASAKENEHVVEVFRELLQQTNLPMRLSPALRRRRETFPKNADFRPPMNKTNSCTVS; this is encoded by the coding sequence ATGTCTCTGGAGGTGAAGGAGAAGAACCAGGTGCGTCTGGTGTTCATGGGAGCAGCCGGCGTAGGCAAGACATCTCTGATCCGTCGCTTCCTGGACGATTCGTTCGAGACCAAACACAGGCGCACGGTGGAGGAGCTGCACAGCAAAGAGTACGAGTTCTCAGGCATCAAGGTGACGGTGGAGATCCTGGACACGAGCGGCAGCTACTCGTTCCCGGCCATGCGCAAGCTCTCCATTCGCAACAGTGACGCCTTCGCACTCGTCTACGCCATCGATGATGCGGAGTCTCTCGAGACGGTCAAAAATCTGCGTGATGAGATCCTGGAGGTCAAAGAGGACAAGTTCATACCCATCATGGTGGTCGGGAACAAGAGCGACCGAGATGAGTGCAGGCAGGTGAACTCTGAAGATGTTCTGGCTATGGTGGAGCTGGACTGGAACAACAACTTCCTCGAGGCATCAGCCAAGGAGAACGAGCATGTCGTTGAGGTGTTCAGGGAACTTCTCCAGCAAACCAACCTGCCCATGCGGCTGAGCCCGGCGCTGAGACGGCGCAGAGAGACATTTCCTAAAAACGCAGACTTCAGGCCTCCCATGAATAAAACCAACAGCTGCACAGTGTCTTAA